The Flavobacterium piscisymbiosum genome includes a region encoding these proteins:
- a CDS encoding SusD/RagB family nutrient-binding outer membrane lipoprotein: MKLYNTIKNNKTALVLLSLTTIFSSCSDYLDVDKDTDDPTTAPLNYLLTNIETSISEIGDFNNSPGSIYATYTHQMTSREEQDQYGVKVDNIPLNNDWTSIYLGLTNIETLIKQALESGDLAYAGIGQLQKAYIMAYAVDMWGDVPYTEATQLPTGIIAPKFDNQKAIYASVFELIDKAKVNLKLNTGTQKPGADDLIYKGNIGKWIRFANTLKLKLYNQTRLISDFDQTGFNALINENNFFISNADDFQVERFNNISPTNERNRLFIESYESTQFGTYQSPWMYEILKGVNPLIHNGNPDPRMKFYYFNQLKAGQFPKDGNTTTGNPLADYWDKSTGFFSIRFGSTGPDRDKSTETSYTYPGIFPSGGRYDDGQGADLSTLTLASGTGISPKRILTYDEFLYIQAELIQVGKLTGSAATKLDAAVRASFAKVDQVVANNKSQQTGIPVLTGSPAVNNFMAKLLTEFNSATPDKKLEIIMTQKWVGTFGDPTDQYTDYRRTGYPVLADPNSTTKEYQLNNGDAFPLNDSQTVLTNPFQISMFWPQNELNANKNAPAQKNPATYKIFWDN, translated from the coding sequence ATGAAATTATATAACACCATAAAAAACAATAAAACCGCATTAGTTTTATTATCCTTAACTACCATTTTTAGTAGTTGCAGCGATTATCTGGATGTCGACAAAGATACTGATGACCCTACTACCGCCCCCTTAAACTATTTATTAACCAATATTGAAACCAGTATTTCAGAAATTGGCGACTTTAACAATAGTCCAGGCAGTATATACGCTACCTACACTCACCAAATGACTTCACGAGAAGAGCAAGATCAATATGGCGTAAAAGTTGATAACATCCCACTAAACAACGATTGGACTTCTATTTATTTAGGTTTAACGAATATAGAAACTTTAATTAAACAAGCACTCGAAAGTGGCGATTTAGCTTACGCAGGGATTGGACAATTACAAAAAGCCTATATAATGGCCTATGCTGTTGATATGTGGGGAGATGTACCGTATACAGAAGCAACACAATTACCAACAGGTATAATTGCACCAAAATTCGACAATCAAAAAGCTATTTACGCTAGTGTTTTTGAATTGATTGATAAAGCAAAAGTGAATCTAAAACTTAATACCGGAACACAAAAACCAGGAGCAGATGACCTAATTTACAAAGGCAACATCGGCAAATGGATTCGATTTGCCAATACATTAAAGCTAAAACTTTACAATCAAACCAGACTTATCTCAGATTTTGACCAAACGGGTTTTAATGCATTAATCAATGAAAACAATTTCTTCATATCAAATGCAGATGATTTTCAAGTCGAAAGATTTAACAATATCTCCCCTACAAATGAGAGAAACAGATTATTTATAGAATCTTATGAAAGTACTCAATTTGGAACCTACCAAAGCCCATGGATGTACGAAATCCTAAAAGGAGTAAATCCTCTTATTCATAACGGAAATCCAGACCCTAGAATGAAGTTTTACTATTTCAATCAATTAAAAGCTGGCCAATTTCCAAAAGACGGGAATACAACAACAGGAAACCCACTTGCAGATTATTGGGACAAATCAACTGGATTCTTCAGTATCAGATTCGGAAGTACTGGCCCAGACAGAGACAAAAGTACAGAAACATCATACACATATCCTGGGATTTTTCCATCAGGAGGACGTTATGATGATGGACAAGGAGCAGATTTATCTACTTTAACCTTAGCATCAGGTACAGGTATTTCACCTAAACGTATATTAACCTATGATGAATTTTTATACATTCAGGCAGAATTAATTCAAGTAGGCAAATTAACAGGAAGTGCTGCTACAAAACTTGACGCTGCTGTAAGAGCTAGCTTTGCAAAAGTTGATCAAGTGGTTGCAAACAACAAATCACAACAAACAGGAATTCCAGTACTAACTGGTTCACCTGCTGTAAATAATTTTATGGCAAAATTATTAACTGAATTCAACAGTGCTACTCCAGACAAAAAATTAGAAATTATCATGACCCAAAAATGGGTAGGTACTTTTGGAGACCCAACAGATCAGTACACTGACTACAGAAGAACAGGATACCCTGTACTAGCAGATCCAAATAGCACTACTAAAGAATATCAATTAAATAATGGCGATGCCTTTCCTTTAAACGATTCTCAAACAGTACTAACGAATCCTTTTCAAATATCAATGTTCTGGCCACAAAACGAATTGAATGCTAATAAAAATGCGCCAGCACAAAAAAACCCAGCCACTTATAAAATCTTTTGGGATAATTAA